From the genome of Candidatus Sulfotelmatobacter sp.:
TTCTAGTGCAACGGGGGCGGGCGCGTCGAAGCCGCGCGCCCGCCCGCACTGATTTTGATGCAGCAGGGATTCAACGTCAGGGATTCGTTCAGTTCGCCGGCTTGTCCATGGACTTGATGTATTCGATTAGCGCTTTGGCCTCGTCGGGCTTCACGTTCTGATTGGTCATCGGCAACTTGTAGTGCGTGCGCAGCTCCATGGTGATCGGGTCTTCTTTCACCATCACGTCCGGGTGGAGGATCTGCTGCGTCATCCACTCGGCGCTGCGCTGGTGCGGCACCCCGACGAGATCGGGACAGGTGAGCACCTTGCCGAAGGCATGGCAGGCGACGCAGCCTCGCGCGGTGAACAGGATCTTGCCCTTGGCGGCCAGCCCCTGATCCACCGGGTGCTCCGACGCGCGCGGTCCCGAGTCGTATTTCGACACTGCCGGGACGGCGGCCGTGGATTCGGGGTGGGCCGGCGCGGCCGAGGTCGCCGAGGGCGTGGCCGGCTCCGAGCTGCCGGAATTCTGCGACTTGCCGCACGACGTGAGTGCCAGAGCGATCACGACCACTGCGAGCCAGCGTTCCTTCATGGGGGTTTCCTCCTCTTTCGGCGACGAGCACGGAACCTACTCCCAATCGACGGGGCTGGCGAATCGGGTCGGGATTTCGCTACACTGCTCCGCGCGAGTGCCCCGGTGGCCGAGCGCCGCGCGCATCCCGAGGATGATCCCGCTTGTTCCAGCGCCACGCCCTGATGGTCCGCCGCCAGCAGTTCGTCTTCCTGCTGCTGTCCACCCTGAGCGCGCCGATCGCGAGCCGTCCGGCCGCCGCGGTGGTTCAGGTTCCAGCCAACTTCGTGAACGAAACGCTGGCCACGGGTCTCAATGAACCGAACAGCTTCGCGTTCCTTCCCGATGGCCGACTGCTGTTCACCGAGCAGCGGACCGGCAATGTGCGCCTGTTCGCGAACGGCCACGTCAGCGCGACGATCCTGGTCACGGTGCCGTCGCTCGAATCGGCGGCCTACGAGCGCGGGCTGCAAGGGGTGGCGGTGGATCCCGCCTGGCCCGCCCGGCCCTACGTCTATCTCTACTACTCGCGCACCAACGGATTCATACGCCTGGTGCGCTACACGGCGAGCGGGGATCTGAGCGTGGCGACCGGAGAGAATCTGTTGCTCTCCGCGCCGCTCCTGCTGATCGACGATCTTCCCGACCTCACGGTCTATCACCAGTCCGGATGCCTGCGGTTCGGCCCGGATGGAATGCTCTACGTGAGCGTCGGCGACGACGATTCCGGCTACTGCCTGGCCTACGATCCGACCACGCTGCACGGCGACATCCTGCGACTCCGGGTCTCGACGCTGCCGGCCGGCGGCGGCCCGCAGGTATCGCGAGCGCTGCTGGCGGCGCCCGGCAACTTCTTCGCCGCGAGCCCCGACAGCAACGCGCGTCTGGTCTACGCCTACGGCATGCGCAATCCGTGGCGCATCCAGGTCGATCGTGTGACCGGGATCGTCTACGGCTGCGACGTGGGCGAGTCCGATTTCGAGGAGGAGAACGAGATCCGCCCCGGCGACTGGCTGGGATGGCCGTACCGCGAGGGCTACAAGATCATGATCCGGCCCTCGTGCCCCGAGCCGGGTGGCCCGGGAACGCTGGCCTTCAAAGCGCCGATCGCCGTGTTCGGGCGCGACACCAATCTCCACGCGGTGGTGTCGGGCGGCCCGTACGAGCCCGCGGTCGGCGGCAGCAACAACTGGCCGCCGGCCTACTACGCCCAGCGCGGCGACGTGTTCTACGGCGACTACTTCATGGGCTACCTGCGCCGTCTGTCGTACATCGGCGGCGCCTGGCAGCGCGCGGCGCCGGTGCCCGGCCAGCCCGACGACAGCACCTGGGCGAGCGGGCTCATCTCGTCGGTGGATTTCCTGGTCGGTCCCGACGGCAGCCTGTGGTGGATGTCGCAATTCGACTCGACGCTGTTCGGGCAGACCGGGACGCTCAATCGTATTCGCTACGTCGGCCCGACCGCGGTGCCGCCGTCTGCGCCGGTCGCGATGACGCTCCACGTCGCGCCCAATCCGTTTCACGACATCACCCGGCTCTCCTTCGCGCTCGCTTCGCGCGCTCGTGCCAGGCTCTCGATCTACGACGTCGCCGGCCGGCTGGTGCGCACGCTGTGGAACGGCGAGGCGCCGGCCGGAGAGACGCGGGCGGCTTGGGATGGCGAGGACGCGCGCGGCGTGCGCGTGCCCCCCGGCGCGTATCTCGCGCGGCTCGAGCTCGAAGGCGAAGAGCCCGTCACCGCGCGGGTGATGCGAGTGCGCTAGGCTCAGCCGCCGCGCAGCGCGGTCGCCGGCACCTGCCGGGCCGCCCGCAGCGCTGGAAAGAAGCCGCCGAACAGCCCCATCAGCACCGAGAAGATCAGGCCGGCGAGCAGCGCCGGCGGTGTGACCGCGAAGGCGAATCCGACCTCGCTGAACGACTGGAAGTTGGTGGTGCTGGTGGCGATGCCGTTGATGGGCAGCGCGATCAGGCAGCCGATCACCCCGCCGAGCAGACAGATCAGCACCGACTCGACCAGGAACGAAACCATGATCGCGCCCGGCCGGAAGCCGAGCACCAACAGCGTCGCGATCTCGCGGGTGCGCGCACCGATCGCGGCGTACATGGTGTTGGCCGCCCCGAATACCGCGCCGATCGCCATGATCAGCGTGATGAAGACCCCGACGCCGGTGATGAGATTCGTGAAGAACTCCGACTGCTCGGCGTAGAAATCCTTTTCGCGCTTGGCCTGAACCTGCAGCCGCGGATCGCGTTCGATCTCGGCCTTGAGCGCGTCGAAGCGCGACGGGTCCTTCATGCGGAAAGTCACGGTCTGGAAAGTGTTCTCGCGCCCGAGCGCCGGCCCGAGCACCGACGCGTCGCCCCAGATCTCGGACTCGAACGCCGAGCCCTCGGCGGTGAAGTGGCCCACCACCTCGAACGAGCGCTGCTGAAAAACGATTCGATCCCCGATCGCGCAGTTCGCGAATCGTTTCGCCACGCGTGTCCCCACGATCACCTCGTCGGTTCCGGGCGTGAACATGCGGCCGCCGGGTTGAATCACGAGATGCGTGCGCACGCCTACGCCGGCCGGATCCACTCCGCGCACGGTGACGTTGGAGGAGCCCTTCATGCCGAGACGGTCCTTGTTGGTGACCACCACCAGATCGGCGGTGACGAGGGGCCTGCCATCAGGGCCGGCTTTCACGTCGGAGTAGGCGCGCAGGATGTTGACCGCGTCGCGCGAGATCCCGCTCGAAATCTCGCTGTCGGCGCCCTTGCGCAGCAGGATGACGTTGTCGGGCGAGCCGGTGCTGATGAGCGCGGCCCGGAACCCGGCGGCGAGCGCCAGCGCGCCGATGAAGATGGAGACCGTGAGTCCAACGCCGACCGCGGTCGTGAGCGTGGCGACCGGCCGCTGCTGGACGTTGCGCAGGTTGTAGACGAACGGAATCGCCATGGCTGTCCTTTCAGTCCACGCGCCGCAGCGCGTCGACGATCCGGAGATTCGCCGCGCGCCAGGCCGGAATCAGCCCGCTCACCGCGCCCATCAGCACCGCGATGCCGACGCCGACGAGCACCGTGCTCCAGTAGACGCTCATCGGGGGCAGGAAGCCGTTCATGCTGAAGCCGCTCCCTTCGATCAGGAGTTTGGCGAGTAGCGCCCCGGCGATTCCGCCCCCCAGGGTGATGAGCGCGGCCTCGGCGAGCACGATGCCGAATACGGTCGAGTCGGCGAAGCCGAGGGTCTTGAGGACGCCGAATTCGGAAGTGCGCTCGCGAAAGGTGGTCATCATGGTGTTCGCGGCGACCAGCAGGATCGCGAACACGATCGCGAGGCCGATGACCCGCAGGACGAATGGTACGTTGCCGTACATGCTGATGAAGCCCGCCTGGAACGCCTGCTCGCTCTCGGTCAGCGTCGCGGCCGATGAATTGACGAACATCGCATCCACGGTCTTCGCGATCGTGGCTGCCTGGTCGGGATTGGCGAGATCCAGCACGTAAATGCCGATCGACTTCGAGCCGCCCATGCCTTTCTCGTCGAGATACTTGAAATGGAAGAACACGGTCTGCTCGCCGAAGTTCTTCCGTTTGGCGACGTAGACCGCGCGGATCGTCATCGGCCAGTCGCCCGGATAGATGGTGCCGCTCACGGTGATGGTCTGGCCGAGCTTCCAGCCGTTCTTCACCATCAACTGCTTCCCGACGATGCAGGCGGTCTGTTCCTGGAAGAATGAGGCCAGTCGCGGATCGTTGCCTTCCGGCACGCCGGTCTCGACCTGCGGTGTGCTGTACTCGACGAGATCCACGTCCGGCCGGTAGATGGCGAGGAAGTTGTCGTCCACCGCGAATTGGGCGAAGAAGTTGTGCGGGTCCTTGGGATCCACGCCGCCGAACCAGTTCTGAATGCCGACGCGGCGGATGCCGGGCACCGCCGCGAGCCGATCGCGGTAGGAGTACGGCATCGGGAAGACCAGCGAGATCTTGTTGCGCGTCACCAGACGCGTGAGGCTGCCGAGCTGGATCGAGCGATTCATGGTGTCGAGCACGCCGCCGAGTGCGCAGAACAGGAACACGCCGACCATCACGCTGAGCGTGGTGAGAATGGTGCGGCGCTTGTTGCGGCCGAGATTCACCAGCACCAGGCTGAGGATGCTCACCGCGGCCTCCTCAGTTCGAAAGCACGCCTTTGTCGAGATGCACCATACGATCGGCGCGCTCGGCGGCGTGCGGGTCGTGAGTCACCATCACGATGGTCTTCTTGAACTCCTTGTTGAGACGCGAGAGCAGATCCAGGATCTCGCCGCCCGACTTGCGATCGAGATCGCCGGTCGGCTCGTCGGCCAGCAGCAGCTCGGGATCGCTCACCAGCGCGCGCGCGATCGCGACCCGTTGCTCCTGCCCGCCCGACAGCTGCCGGGGGAAATGGCCGAGACGATCGCCCAGGCCGACCAGCTCGAGCGCCGTGGTCGCTCGTTTCTTCCGCTCGGCGCCGCTCATCTTCACCAGCAGCAGCGGCAGCTCGACGTTCTGGATCGCCGACAGCACCGGGATCAGGTTGTAGAGCTGAAAGATGAAGCCGATGTTCCGCGAGCGCCATTTCGCCAGCGCCGCGCCCCTGAGCTTCGCGATGTCGGTGCCCGAGACCTCGATGCTGCCGCGAGTCGGCTGATCGATGCCGCCGATCAGGTTGAGCAACGTGGTCTTGCCCGAGCCCGAGGGCCCCATCAGGGCGACGTACTCGCCCTTCTGGATCTGCAGCGAGAGACCCGAGAGCACCGGTACTTCCTGGGTGTCGCGGCGGTACACCTTGTGAACGTCTCGCACTTCGATTTCCACCGGCATGGGGCTCCTCACTGACCCGCGGCGGCCCGGACGCGGGCGCCGTCCTTGAGATCCGGCGGCGGTGACAGCACGATGCTCTCGCCGCCCTGCAAACCGTTTCGAATTTCCGTCACGCCCTCGTGTTCCGGGCCGAGCTCGACCGTCGTCGCGCGCGCGACACCGTCGGTCACCACCCAGACCACGCTGCGCCCGTCGCGCTGAGCGACCGCCTCCTTGGGCACCGTCACGCGGCGCGGCGCCACCGCCGCTGGAGCGCCGCCCCCCCGAAGGAACACCACCTTGGCGCCCATTTCGGGCAGGATGCGTGGATCGCGATCGAGGATCGAGACCTTCACCAGCACCGTGGCCTTCTGGCGATCGGCGGTGGGAACTACCTGACGCACCGCGCCGCGGAACGAGGTGTCGGGATAGGCGTCGAGCGTCATGCGCGCCGGCTGGCCGTTTCGCACCTGCGCGATGTAGGCCTCGTTGACGTCCACTTCGACCTCGAGCGTGCTGAGATCGGCCATGGTGACGATCGCGGTGCGCGTGAGTCCGCCGCCCGCCGACGAGGGCGCGACGATCTCGCCGACCTCGGCGTCCTTGCGCAGCACGGTGCCATCGAACGGCGCTCGGACGCGCGTGTTCTCGAGATTGACCTCGGCCAGTCTCTCCTGCGCCTGTGCGGACTTGAGCTGGGCCTCGAGCACCTCGACGTTGGTCTCGGCGGTCTCGAGATCGAGGGTGGAATTGAGGTCGTCGCGGCGCAGTTCCTGGGCGCGCTTGAGCTCGCGCCGCGACTGGGCGAGCTGAGCTTCCACCTGGGCCACCTGGGCACTCGCTGCGGCGAGCTGGGCCGCGTAATCGCCCGATTCGAGGCGAGCGATCACCTCGTCGCGCTTGACGTGCGAACCCTCGGCGACCCCGAGATATTCCAGGCGTCCCGAGATCTTGGCCGACACCGAGGCCTTGGTGCGCGCCACCACGTAGCCATTGGCGCTGATCCCTTCCGCCGAGACCGTGCCGCCGCCGGTGGCCGTCGCGCTGCCGAGGCTGACCGGCCGCGCCCGATCGGCGGCCAGACGCAACGCGAGGAAGGCCGCGACGGCGAAAA
Proteins encoded in this window:
- a CDS encoding cytochrome c; the protein is MKERWLAVVVIALALTSCGKSQNSGSSEPATPSATSAAPAHPESTAAVPAVSKYDSGPRASEHPVDQGLAAKGKILFTARGCVACHAFGKVLTCPDLVGVPHQRSAEWMTQQILHPDVMVKEDPITMELRTHYKLPMTNQNVKPDEAKALIEYIKSMDKPAN
- a CDS encoding PQQ-dependent sugar dehydrogenase: MFQRHALMVRRQQFVFLLLSTLSAPIASRPAAAVVQVPANFVNETLATGLNEPNSFAFLPDGRLLFTEQRTGNVRLFANGHVSATILVTVPSLESAAYERGLQGVAVDPAWPARPYVYLYYSRTNGFIRLVRYTASGDLSVATGENLLLSAPLLLIDDLPDLTVYHQSGCLRFGPDGMLYVSVGDDDSGYCLAYDPTTLHGDILRLRVSTLPAGGGPQVSRALLAAPGNFFAASPDSNARLVYAYGMRNPWRIQVDRVTGIVYGCDVGESDFEEENEIRPGDWLGWPYREGYKIMIRPSCPEPGGPGTLAFKAPIAVFGRDTNLHAVVSGGPYEPAVGGSNNWPPAYYAQRGDVFYGDYFMGYLRRLSYIGGAWQRAAPVPGQPDDSTWASGLISSVDFLVGPDGSLWWMSQFDSTLFGQTGTLNRIRYVGPTAVPPSAPVAMTLHVAPNPFHDITRLSFALASRARARLSIYDVAGRLVRTLWNGEAPAGETRAAWDGEDARGVRVPPGAYLARLELEGEEPVTARVMRVR
- a CDS encoding ABC transporter permease; the encoded protein is MAIPFVYNLRNVQQRPVATLTTAVGVGLTVSIFIGALALAAGFRAALISTGSPDNVILLRKGADSEISSGISRDAVNILRAYSDVKAGPDGRPLVTADLVVVTNKDRLGMKGSSNVTVRGVDPAGVGVRTHLVIQPGGRMFTPGTDEVIVGTRVAKRFANCAIGDRIVFQQRSFEVVGHFTAEGSAFESEIWGDASVLGPALGRENTFQTVTFRMKDPSRFDALKAEIERDPRLQVQAKREKDFYAEQSEFFTNLITGVGVFITLIMAIGAVFGAANTMYAAIGARTREIATLLVLGFRPGAIMVSFLVESVLICLLGGVIGCLIALPINGIATSTTNFQSFSEVGFAFAVTPPALLAGLIFSVLMGLFGGFFPALRAARQVPATALRGG
- a CDS encoding FtsX-like permease family protein; the protein is MSILSLVLVNLGRNKRRTILTTLSVMVGVFLFCALGGVLDTMNRSIQLGSLTRLVTRNKISLVFPMPYSYRDRLAAVPGIRRVGIQNWFGGVDPKDPHNFFAQFAVDDNFLAIYRPDVDLVEYSTPQVETGVPEGNDPRLASFFQEQTACIVGKQLMVKNGWKLGQTITVSGTIYPGDWPMTIRAVYVAKRKNFGEQTVFFHFKYLDEKGMGGSKSIGIYVLDLANPDQAATIAKTVDAMFVNSSAATLTESEQAFQAGFISMYGNVPFVLRVIGLAIVFAILLVAANTMMTTFRERTSEFGVLKTLGFADSTVFGIVLAEAALITLGGGIAGALLAKLLIEGSGFSMNGFLPPMSVYWSTVLVGVGIAVLMGAVSGLIPAWRAANLRIVDALRRVD
- a CDS encoding ABC transporter ATP-binding protein, with the translated sequence MPVEIEVRDVHKVYRRDTQEVPVLSGLSLQIQKGEYVALMGPSGSGKTTLLNLIGGIDQPTRGSIEVSGTDIAKLRGAALAKWRSRNIGFIFQLYNLIPVLSAIQNVELPLLLVKMSGAERKKRATTALELVGLGDRLGHFPRQLSGGQEQRVAIARALVSDPELLLADEPTGDLDRKSGGEILDLLSRLNKEFKKTIVMVTHDPHAAERADRMVHLDKGVLSN
- a CDS encoding efflux RND transporter periplasmic adaptor subunit, encoding MSSATPNLSSLRINRDDPPPRPRGGTWVRALIIGLLFAVAAFLALRLAADRARPVSLGSATATGGGTVSAEGISANGYVVARTKASVSAKISGRLEYLGVAEGSHVKRDEVIARLESGDYAAQLAAASAQVAQVEAQLAQSRRELKRAQELRRDDLNSTLDLETAETNVEVLEAQLKSAQAQERLAEVNLENTRVRAPFDGTVLRKDAEVGEIVAPSSAGGGLTRTAIVTMADLSTLEVEVDVNEAYIAQVRNGQPARMTLDAYPDTSFRGAVRQVVPTADRQKATVLVKVSILDRDPRILPEMGAKVVFLRGGGAPAAVAPRRVTVPKEAVAQRDGRSVVWVVTDGVARATTVELGPEHEGVTEIRNGLQGGESIVLSPPPDLKDGARVRAAAGQ